The genomic DNA AATCGCCATATCGCGTTGGCCGGTTTTTCACTGGAGCAGCTGCTATTCATTCTCCTGGCAGTGGCGATGCTCGTCTTGGATTCAATAGGGAATCGCCGGAATCGCTCACGATATCCCAACGATTATGATCGAAGTCAAAGGAGGCAGTGAAATCAAATGAGAAAAAACTGGATCGCCATCATCGTGCTTCTGGGCTTGATCGGTTGGGGTGTGTATGATTACATGACTAAAGCAGATGTCAACCCGATAACGGCTGGGGAGTCAGCCATGGAGGATGATTCTGTTCCAATCGGCTTGAAGGTCGGCAATCGTGCACCGGATTTCACTTTGTACAATCTGGATGGAAACGAAGTGAAGCTAAGCGATTATCGCGGCAAGACGGTGCTGCTTAATTTCTGGGCTAGCTGGTGTCCGCCATGCCGGCTGGAGATGCCTCATATGGAGAAGTTTTATGCGAAATATGCTGATAAGGATGCGGTTGTGCTGGCGGTCAATATGACTCACTTGGAAGAAGGCAAGGAACATGTGAAGTCTTTCCTCGAGGATTTCGGCTTGACGTTTCCACATGCGCTCGATGAGACGGGGCGCATCACCGATCAGTATCAGGTCATTGCCTATCCAACGACCTATGTGCTCAATGCCAAAGGCGTAATCACCCAGAGATTTCAGGGAGCGATCGATCATAATATCATGAAGGAAGCATATTCGAAGGCGGTGAAGTAGCCGCTGAAGGAAGGATTAGGAGGGAAATAATGCGTAATCACGATAATGACGCTGCGGTTCTGTCTCCTCACTTATATTCGCTGCTAAACGGGACAGATTTGCCGGACAAACAGCATGTGGCCTTTATGCTGCTCACCGTTACGGAGCAAAATTGGCCGCATACGGCGATGATCAGCGCAGGCGAAATCGTCGCTTTAAATCCGTCCACACTTAGGCTCGGTTTATGGGAAAATACGGTCACGACGCGCAATATGACCCGCACAGGACAAGCGATGCTCGTCGTTATTTCGGGCCAGGCCGCATGTTATATCCGGTTATCGCTAATGAGACTGCCTGACCTTGCCAATGCCAAGCATCCGCGAACCCGCTTTGAAGCTAAAGTCGCGGATTGCCGGGAGGACATTGCGCAATATGCCGACATTATTTCCGGCGTGCAAATTCGGCTGAAGGAGCCGGAGACAGTACTGCAGCGTTGGCAGGAGACGATTGAGGAGCTGAAATCTTGAACATGGTTCATTTATAATTGTTTGACAGTGCTAAGGGGCCACTTCGGGAAGAAGTGGTTTTTTTCGTGATCTGAGTACTTCGATTCATTCTCTTAACCTATCAAAAGTTGGTAAAATAAAATTAAACTTCCAGTATAATAGCTCTCTGGTCGTGGTAAGCCCATACCCTAGTTTCTTGGAGGTGATTAAGGAGCGTAATGAGGCATGATCCTGTTCTAGATCGCTAAAAGCGTACCGGTCATCATGAATTTCTCGAATGTCTTGTTCATCAAGTACAGTCATACATTCTTAAATCCTGGAGGAGAGAATGATGAAAAGAACAAATGTACTGTGGAACCAAAGGATATTCACCTTGATTTTAACTATGACGATCGTATGGACTTTGCCAGCAGCACAAGCTGCGGCTACTGAAGCGACGGGGACTCTGGAATGGGAACGCGCTTTGGGAGCAAATCTGAAATTGCTGGATGTGTCCGAATATGGGAATGGGTATTCGGTGGTCGGCTTGAACAAGAATACTAATTTCGTGTATATGGCGAAGCTCCATGCCGACGGAACGGTTTATTGGGAAGAAGAGCTGCCGCTGATTGCCGCAAACGGAAAGCGGGCTGTACCCGAGGCAGCAGGTACAACGAAGGATGGAGGCTATATTGTAGGGGCCACCGTAAGTGGTATTCATTACCGGTATAGCGATTATTATACGGCCAAGCTTAGCGCTGAAGGCAGGATAGAATGGACTAATGAATACTTATCAGGGTCTCATGCTTCCTTTAATTACATTCATCAGGCTGATGATGGGGGGTATTTATTTCTGAATAATACGGAGGTGTATCTGGCCGATTATTCCAAGACTTCCGCAGGGAGAATGGATGCTAATGGCAAGGTACAAATAGAGAAGACCGTTGCAAATGGAAGATTCACTACCCCTTATGCCCGGCAGATCCTTGAATTAAAGGATGGCAGTTACCTGGTTGTCGGAGGCAAGGATCAAATCTTCTATACATGGAGGTTGGCTGATGATTTTAGCATTGTAGATGAACAGGAATATACGGAGCTCTCTACGGGAAAAGCCTCAGTTACTGC from Paenibacillus woosongensis includes the following:
- a CDS encoding peroxiredoxin family protein; this translates as MRKNWIAIIVLLGLIGWGVYDYMTKADVNPITAGESAMEDDSVPIGLKVGNRAPDFTLYNLDGNEVKLSDYRGKTVLLNFWASWCPPCRLEMPHMEKFYAKYADKDAVVLAVNMTHLEEGKEHVKSFLEDFGLTFPHALDETGRITDQYQVIAYPTTYVLNAKGVITQRFQGAIDHNIMKEAYSKAVK
- a CDS encoding pyridoxamine 5'-phosphate oxidase family protein; this encodes MRNHDNDAAVLSPHLYSLLNGTDLPDKQHVAFMLLTVTEQNWPHTAMISAGEIVALNPSTLRLGLWENTVTTRNMTRTGQAMLVVISGQAACYIRLSLMRLPDLANAKHPRTRFEAKVADCREDIAQYADIISGVQIRLKEPETVLQRWQETIEELKS